The following are from one region of the Advenella mimigardefordensis DPN7 genome:
- a CDS encoding (2Fe-2S)-binding protein, which yields MSTLNINGSDHTVDVDPGTPVLWALRDSLDMTGTKFGCGAALCGACTVHLDGQAIRSCVTPISAVQGKKITTIEAVTDGSDAVGAAVHAAWVKHDVAQCGYCQSGQIMSATAFLKTRPKGNPPTAAEIDAAMAGNICRCGTYTRIRAAIADAAQTLA from the coding sequence ATGAGTACCCTCAATATCAATGGCAGTGACCATACTGTTGACGTCGATCCTGGTACGCCGGTGCTTTGGGCCTTGCGCGATTCGCTGGATATGACCGGAACCAAATTCGGCTGTGGCGCTGCTCTGTGCGGCGCCTGTACCGTACATCTGGACGGGCAGGCCATCCGGTCCTGTGTCACGCCGATTTCGGCTGTCCAGGGGAAAAAAATCACCACCATCGAAGCGGTAACCGACGGCAGCGATGCTGTGGGTGCCGCTGTTCATGCGGCCTGGGTCAAGCATGATGTGGCGCAGTGCGGCTACTGCCAAAGCGGCCAGATCATGAGCGCAACCGCCTTTCTCAAAACCAGACCAAAGGGTAATCCGCCCACTGCTGCGGAAATTGACGCAGCTATGGCCGGCAACATTTGCCGTTGCGGCACCTATACACGCATCCGCGCTGCTATTGCCGATGCTGCCCAAACCCTTGCCTGA
- the ilvD gene encoding dihydroxy-acid dehydratase, translating to MNSPKRLRSANITQGPARAPNRSMYYALGYKEEDFVKPMVGVANGYSTITPCNSGLQKLADAAIAAIEASGGNAQVFGTPTISDGMAMGTEGMKYSLVSREVIADCVETCVQGQWMDGVVVIGGCDKNMPGGMMGMLRANVPAIYVYGGTILPGRLNNKDLNIVSVFEAVGENAAGRMSDEDLRQIELHAIPGPGSCGGMYTANTMSSAFEAMGMSLPSSSTMANVHDEKTDSAGESARVLLKAIEQDLKPRDIVTRQSIENAVSVIMATGGSTNAVLHMLAIAHAAGVDWSIDDFERVRQRVPVICDLKPSGQYLAVDFHKAGGVPQVMKILLNAGLINGDCITITGQTIAQMLERVPDTPAADQQVIRTIEQALYKQGHLAILKGNLSPEGAVAKITGLKNPVITGPARVFDDEQSALQAILDGKIKAGDVMVLRYLGPKGGPGMPEMLAPTGALIGAGLGDSVGLITDGRFSGGTWGMVVGHVTPEAAVGGTIALVQEGDSITIDAHQLLLQLNVPEADIEVRRARWTAPRPRYTRGVQAKFAFNASTASTGAVLDKF from the coding sequence ATGAATTCGCCCAAACGTCTGCGCTCCGCAAATATTACACAAGGCCCGGCTCGCGCGCCAAATCGCTCCATGTACTACGCGCTGGGATACAAGGAAGAAGACTTCGTCAAGCCCATGGTCGGCGTGGCCAATGGCTATAGCACGATCACGCCCTGTAACAGCGGCTTGCAGAAACTGGCCGATGCGGCGATTGCGGCGATCGAGGCCTCGGGCGGCAATGCGCAGGTGTTTGGTACGCCCACCATCTCCGATGGCATGGCCATGGGGACAGAAGGCATGAAGTATTCGCTGGTGTCGCGTGAGGTCATTGCCGACTGCGTGGAAACCTGTGTACAGGGCCAGTGGATGGATGGTGTCGTGGTTATCGGTGGCTGTGACAAGAACATGCCTGGTGGCATGATGGGCATGCTGCGCGCGAACGTGCCCGCCATCTATGTGTACGGCGGCACGATTTTGCCAGGGCGCCTTAACAATAAGGATCTGAATATCGTCAGTGTGTTCGAGGCCGTAGGCGAGAATGCAGCGGGTCGCATGAGCGATGAGGACCTGCGGCAGATCGAACTGCATGCCATTCCCGGCCCGGGCTCCTGCGGTGGCATGTACACCGCCAACACCATGAGTTCTGCGTTTGAAGCCATGGGCATGAGCCTGCCGTCATCGTCGACCATGGCCAATGTGCATGACGAAAAAACCGATTCTGCCGGTGAATCGGCCCGGGTGCTGCTCAAGGCCATCGAGCAGGACCTGAAGCCGCGCGATATCGTGACCCGCCAGTCTATCGAAAATGCCGTCAGCGTTATCATGGCAACCGGCGGCTCGACCAATGCGGTATTGCATATGCTGGCCATCGCCCATGCGGCCGGTGTCGACTGGAGCATCGATGATTTCGAGCGCGTGCGTCAGCGGGTGCCGGTGATTTGTGATCTTAAGCCTAGCGGGCAATACCTTGCTGTGGATTTTCACAAGGCGGGTGGTGTGCCGCAGGTCATGAAGATTCTGCTCAATGCTGGTTTAATCAACGGCGATTGCATTACGATTACAGGCCAGACCATCGCTCAGATGCTTGAGAGGGTGCCGGATACACCAGCGGCAGATCAGCAGGTGATCAGAACGATCGAGCAGGCTTTGTACAAGCAGGGCCACCTGGCCATTTTGAAAGGCAATCTGTCACCCGAGGGTGCGGTCGCTAAAATTACCGGCCTGAAAAATCCTGTGATTACCGGCCCGGCGCGGGTCTTCGATGATGAGCAGTCGGCGCTGCAGGCGATTCTGGATGGCAAAATCAAGGCTGGTGACGTCATGGTGCTGCGTTACCTGGGCCCAAAGGGCGGCCCCGGCATGCCGGAAATGCTGGCTCCCACTGGCGCGTTGATTGGTGCGGGCCTGGGCGACTCGGTCGGCCTGATCACCGACGGCCGCTTCTCGGGCGGAACGTGGGGAATGGTCGTGGGTCATGTCACACCGGAAGCGGCCGTAGGTGGTACCATCGCTCTGGTGCAGGAAGGTGATTCCATTACGATCGATGCACATCAACTATTATTGCAATTGAATGTGCCCGAGGCTGACATTGAGGTGCGGCGGGCACGGTGGACGGCGCCCAGGCCGCGTTACACGAGAGGCGTGCAGGCCAAGTTTGCATTCAATGCCTCAACGGCAAGCACTGGAGCGGTGCTGGACAAGTTCTGA
- a CDS encoding MFS transporter: protein MNSTTSNPPLLQTGETNRDLYTKITWRLIPFLCFCYLAAYLDRINVGFAKLQMVEDLQFSVTAYGLGAGLFFVGYIIFEVPSNLILEKVGARMWIARIMITWGILSGLTMFVTTPTQFYVLRFILGAAEAGFLPGVLYYLTTWYPTYRRGKIIALFMIGLPLSSVIGGPLSGWIMNHFDQLHGLRGWQWLFLLESIPSVLLGLLTFWALPDNHHKAKWLNSEERALLQRDLDHDNAEGKHSKHSFKDGFFNLKVWMLGSIDFSILLGAYAIGFWMPSFIRNAGVTDTFDIGLLTAIPSIAGVIGMLAIGASSDYFRERRWHLAVPLTVGAIALTFSTFVSSNLILTVVTFTIASCTLLGAVPVFFSLPATFLKGTAAATGFALACSIANIAGLVSNSLIGWATDLTGTAHAALWFFAVCLVCNAVLVLAAFPARLVNR, encoded by the coding sequence GTGAACTCGACCACTTCAAACCCACCATTGCTCCAGACCGGCGAAACAAACCGGGACCTTTATACCAAAATTACCTGGCGCCTGATTCCCTTTCTGTGTTTCTGTTATCTCGCAGCCTATCTGGACCGAATCAATGTCGGTTTTGCCAAATTGCAAATGGTGGAAGATCTGCAGTTTAGCGTCACCGCCTATGGCCTGGGCGCAGGCCTGTTTTTTGTCGGCTACATTATTTTCGAAGTGCCCAGCAATCTGATTCTGGAAAAAGTGGGCGCACGCATGTGGATCGCACGCATCATGATCACCTGGGGCATTCTGTCCGGCCTGACCATGTTCGTTACCACGCCCACGCAATTTTACGTCCTGCGCTTTATCCTTGGCGCCGCCGAAGCGGGCTTTTTGCCTGGCGTCCTGTATTACCTGACAACCTGGTACCCCACTTACCGTCGTGGAAAAATCATTGCCCTGTTCATGATTGGCCTGCCGCTATCGAGCGTGATCGGCGGGCCCCTCTCGGGCTGGATCATGAACCATTTTGACCAGTTGCATGGCTTGCGCGGCTGGCAGTGGCTGTTCCTGCTCGAATCCATTCCAAGTGTGCTGCTGGGTCTCCTGACGTTCTGGGCTCTGCCAGACAATCACCACAAGGCAAAGTGGCTTAACAGTGAAGAACGGGCACTGCTGCAGCGTGATCTGGATCATGACAATGCCGAAGGCAAACACAGCAAGCATTCATTCAAAGACGGTTTTTTCAATCTCAAAGTATGGATGCTGGGCAGTATTGATTTTTCGATTCTGCTGGGTGCCTATGCCATCGGCTTCTGGATGCCCTCGTTTATCCGTAACGCGGGGGTCACCGACACCTTTGATATCGGCTTGCTGACAGCCATACCCAGTATTGCAGGTGTGATCGGCATGCTGGCTATCGGCGCCAGCTCCGATTACTTTCGCGAGCGTCGCTGGCACCTGGCGGTTCCTCTTACCGTAGGCGCCATTGCCCTGACCTTCAGTACATTTGTCTCGAGCAACCTGATCCTGACCGTTGTCACCTTTACCATTGCCTCGTGCACCCTGCTGGGTGCGGTGCCGGTATTCTTCAGCCTGCCCGCGACCTTTCTTAAAGGCACTGCAGCAGCCACCGGGTTTGCCCTGGCCTGCTCGATCGCCAATATTGCCGGCCTGGTCAGCAACTCGCTGATCGGCTGGGCCACCGACCTGACAGGCACGGCACATGCAGCCTTGTGGTTCTTTGCCGTGTGCCTGGTGTGCAACGCCGTTCTGGTGCTGGCGGCCTTCCCGGCCAGGCTGGTCAATCGCTGA
- a CDS encoding xanthine dehydrogenase family protein molybdopterin-binding subunit: MSNTTFHSELPRALQHILEQGQTASRPPLARRRFLKIVGAGGLAIGAFPHMLMAQEAEGTAASVLKPGQQPSAFVHIAPSGEVTVTINRLEFGQGVQTGLPMILAEELDADWSLVRSSNGSNDVAYQDPLFGMHLTGGSTSIKHSYTQYRELGARARAMLMSAAAQRWNVEVASLRTQEGVVLGSDGRKAGYGELAEAAMALPVPEKVTLKDPKDFRIIGKATTRIDAKAKSSGQQDFGIDMNLPGQLTAVVAHPPVFGGKLASMDDAAARAVKGVKAVLRVAVDGGGQGVAVIAEGYWQARQGRDALKLQWDTSTVEKVDSEKQLTQYREMAETPGPRLYEADMSPLASAAHKLDAEFVFPYLAHAPMEPLNCTVQTTEKGAQLWVGTQMPGFDAMAAARVLGLKPEQIQVHVQTAGGGFGRRGVGTSDFVVLACEVAKAARTAGLDAPIRTLWSREDDIKGGYYRPVHLHRARIGFDDNGKVLAWEHALVGQSIVAGTPLESMIKNGIDSTATEGMRDPYPIPMQLTVHHPKVNVPVLWWRSVGSTHTAFVMETLIDDIARTTKQDPVAYRMALFGDKSPRHKAALQLAVEHSGYGKTALPEGRAWGVAVHESFSSVVAYVVEASVKDGKPVLHRATAGVHCNLTVNPRSVEAQVQGAAIMGLSMCLPGAAITLKDGVVQQSNFGDFSVPRITDAPEIAVHIVPSAEPPTGMGEPGLPPLAPAFANAIASITGKPLRTLPFKLS, encoded by the coding sequence ATGTCGAACACTACATTTCATAGCGAGTTGCCACGCGCACTGCAACATATTCTTGAACAGGGCCAGACGGCCAGCCGCCCGCCGCTGGCCCGGCGCCGTTTTCTGAAAATCGTCGGCGCCGGTGGCCTGGCGATAGGCGCGTTTCCCCACATGCTCATGGCGCAGGAAGCGGAAGGCACTGCCGCCTCAGTGCTTAAGCCTGGTCAGCAACCGTCTGCATTCGTGCATATTGCACCCAGCGGCGAGGTAACCGTGACGATCAACCGCCTCGAATTTGGTCAGGGCGTGCAGACTGGCTTGCCGATGATTCTGGCCGAAGAGCTTGATGCCGACTGGAGTCTCGTGCGCAGCAGCAACGGCAGCAACGATGTGGCCTACCAGGATCCGCTTTTTGGTATGCACCTGACGGGTGGTTCTACTTCCATCAAGCACAGCTATACCCAATACCGTGAGCTGGGCGCCCGCGCCCGGGCCATGCTGATGTCTGCGGCAGCACAACGCTGGAATGTAGAGGTCGCCAGCCTGCGCACGCAAGAGGGGGTTGTGCTGGGCTCCGATGGCCGCAAGGCCGGTTATGGGGAGTTGGCCGAAGCTGCAATGGCGCTGCCTGTGCCGGAGAAAGTGACATTGAAAGACCCAAAAGATTTCCGCATTATTGGCAAAGCAACGACCCGGATCGATGCAAAAGCCAAGAGCAGCGGCCAGCAGGATTTCGGTATCGATATGAATTTGCCGGGACAACTGACTGCAGTGGTGGCGCACCCACCCGTATTCGGCGGCAAGCTGGCGTCTATGGATGATGCGGCGGCGCGCGCCGTCAAGGGTGTCAAGGCGGTACTGCGCGTTGCTGTTGATGGCGGCGGGCAGGGTGTAGCCGTTATTGCCGAGGGCTACTGGCAAGCCAGGCAGGGGCGCGATGCGCTTAAACTGCAATGGGATACGTCCACCGTAGAGAAAGTAGACAGCGAAAAACAACTGACTCAGTACCGGGAAATGGCAGAAACGCCTGGCCCTCGCCTGTACGAAGCTGATATGTCACCTCTGGCTTCAGCGGCACATAAGCTGGATGCCGAATTTGTGTTCCCGTATCTGGCTCACGCGCCCATGGAGCCGTTGAACTGCACCGTTCAGACGACAGAGAAAGGTGCGCAATTGTGGGTGGGTACGCAGATGCCGGGCTTTGATGCCATGGCTGCTGCCCGTGTCCTGGGTCTTAAGCCTGAGCAGATTCAGGTGCATGTACAAACCGCCGGCGGCGGGTTTGGCCGACGCGGTGTGGGTACGAGCGATTTCGTTGTGCTTGCCTGCGAAGTGGCCAAGGCCGCAAGGACGGCAGGTCTGGATGCGCCTATCCGTACGTTATGGAGCCGCGAAGACGACATCAAGGGCGGCTACTACCGTCCTGTGCATTTGCATCGCGCCCGTATCGGCTTTGACGACAACGGCAAAGTGCTGGCCTGGGAACACGCGCTGGTGGGACAATCCATTGTCGCCGGTACACCGCTCGAATCCATGATCAAAAACGGTATCGACTCAACGGCAACTGAAGGCATGCGTGACCCATACCCAATACCGATGCAGTTGACGGTACATCACCCCAAAGTGAATGTGCCCGTATTGTGGTGGCGTAGCGTCGGCTCTACGCATACGGCTTTCGTCATGGAAACGCTGATCGACGATATTGCGCGGACGACCAAACAGGACCCGGTTGCCTATCGTATGGCACTCTTTGGCGACAAAAGCCCGCGCCACAAGGCAGCGTTGCAATTGGCCGTAGAGCATAGTGGCTATGGCAAGACCGCTTTGCCAGAAGGCCGTGCCTGGGGCGTCGCTGTGCATGAATCCTTCAGCTCTGTGGTGGCGTATGTGGTAGAGGCGTCGGTTAAGGATGGCAAGCCCGTGCTGCATCGGGCGACTGCCGGCGTACACTGTAATCTGACCGTCAACCCGCGCAGCGTGGAAGCTCAGGTGCAGGGGGCGGCCATCATGGGGCTGTCGATGTGCCTGCCGGGCGCTGCCATTACATTGAAAGATGGCGTGGTGCAGCAGAGTAATTTCGGTGACTTCAGCGTGCCGCGGATTACCGACGCGCCGGAAATCGCCGTGCATATTGTGCCCAGCGCGGAGCCTCCCACTGGCATGGGGGAACCGGGTCTGCCACCGTTGGCGCCGGCCTTTGCCAATGCTATTGCCAGTATTACCGGCAAGCCTTTGCGCACGCTTCCGTTTAAATTGAGCTGA
- a CDS encoding MFS transporter, whose translation MTTEVLDLPRNATESVSAAETTSAYWSGVFAMTLCVFALIASEFMPVSLLSPIAADLRVTEGMTGQGIAISGAFAVITSLFISSLAGAVNRKTLLLVLTTLMAISGAIVGLAQNYTIYMAGRALIGVVVGGFWSMSTATAMRLVPASQVPRALAIFNSGNALATVVAAPLGSYLGAVVGWRGAFLCLVPVALIAFAWQWISLPAMPARQRSGGSLNIFTLFRSRVVRLGMLGVGIFFMGQFTLFTYVRPFLETVTQAQAPAVTLALLVIGIAGFIGTTVIGTVLKWQFYTTLIAIPLLMAATALALIVFGGTVATAISLLGLWGFISTAAPVGWWSWIARTLPQDAEAAGGLMVAIIQLSIALGSTLGGVLLDHGGYHSTFFASAGLLLLAALLIYQTSRSDTV comes from the coding sequence ATGACAACTGAAGTATTAGACCTGCCCCGCAACGCTACCGAATCCGTCAGCGCAGCAGAAACCACCAGTGCCTATTGGAGCGGCGTTTTCGCGATGACACTGTGCGTCTTTGCGCTTATTGCGTCTGAATTTATGCCCGTCAGCCTGTTATCACCGATCGCCGCCGATCTGCGTGTTACCGAGGGCATGACCGGCCAGGGTATTGCCATATCAGGCGCCTTCGCCGTCATCACGAGCCTGTTTATCTCATCACTGGCCGGCGCGGTGAACAGAAAAACGCTGCTGCTGGTATTAACGACGCTGATGGCCATCTCCGGCGCGATCGTCGGACTGGCGCAAAACTATACGATCTATATGGCAGGACGCGCGCTCATTGGCGTAGTCGTTGGCGGATTCTGGTCTATGTCAACTGCGACAGCCATGCGACTGGTTCCAGCCTCCCAGGTACCACGAGCGCTGGCGATCTTCAACAGCGGCAATGCATTGGCTACCGTGGTGGCGGCCCCACTTGGCAGTTATCTGGGTGCGGTTGTCGGCTGGCGCGGCGCTTTCCTTTGCCTGGTGCCCGTTGCCCTGATTGCATTTGCCTGGCAATGGATCAGCCTGCCAGCCATGCCGGCCCGGCAGCGCAGCGGTGGCTCACTCAATATCTTCACATTGTTTCGCAGCAGGGTCGTCCGGTTAGGTATGCTGGGTGTCGGTATCTTTTTTATGGGACAGTTCACGCTTTTTACCTATGTGCGGCCTTTCCTGGAAACCGTAACACAGGCTCAGGCTCCTGCGGTGACACTTGCGCTGCTTGTCATCGGCATCGCGGGCTTTATCGGCACCACAGTCATCGGTACGGTATTAAAATGGCAGTTCTATACAACCCTTATTGCCATTCCCCTGTTGATGGCTGCCACCGCCCTTGCCCTGATCGTTTTTGGTGGCACTGTTGCTACCGCCATCAGTTTACTTGGCCTCTGGGGCTTCATCTCTACCGCTGCCCCCGTGGGCTGGTGGTCCTGGATCGCCCGCACGCTACCACAGGATGCAGAAGCAGCAGGAGGATTAATGGTCGCAATCATTCAGCTGTCCATTGCACTGGGCTCGACCCTGGGCGGCGTGCTGCTGGATCATGGTGGCTACCACAGTACTTTTTTTGCAAGCGCAGGCCTGCTGCTGCTTGCGGCCCTGCTGATTTACCAGACCTCACGCTCGGATACGGTATAA
- a CDS encoding AraC family transcriptional regulator, with amino-acid sequence MSALAQAINAFAQIDGDHATPIAALSFHRRQSPTEPLHCVYGFGLGVVVQGAKQVTLADRVVEYGPGQCLLATMDLPVFSCITQASQREPFLGLMLALDAHSIVQMATEMQLLRPEKDSTCQPVTVQALDNALTDALIRLVNLLNEPALAPRLAPLIQQEITIRLLTGPHGPQLLHLVAVGSPSQKIARAVTWLKQNYTLPMHVDELAAYAGMGSSTFRHHFRAITGMSPLQFQKQLRLQQARQLMLNQNLDAGHVGGLVGYESASQFNREYSRLFGEPPHRDVRRMRVSASPSSQ; translated from the coding sequence ATGAGTGCGCTGGCACAAGCGATTAATGCCTTTGCCCAGATCGACGGGGATCACGCGACGCCTATTGCGGCACTCTCGTTTCATCGCCGTCAATCACCCACCGAGCCGCTGCATTGCGTCTATGGTTTTGGCCTGGGTGTGGTTGTGCAGGGCGCCAAGCAGGTTACGCTTGCAGACCGGGTCGTTGAGTACGGACCGGGTCAGTGTCTGCTGGCCACCATGGATCTGCCTGTCTTTTCATGCATCACTCAGGCCAGCCAGCGAGAGCCGTTTCTTGGCCTGATGCTGGCGCTGGATGCTCATTCGATTGTGCAGATGGCAACTGAAATGCAATTGCTGCGGCCGGAAAAAGACAGCACCTGTCAGCCAGTTACGGTTCAGGCACTGGATAATGCACTGACCGATGCCCTGATCCGTCTGGTCAATTTGCTGAATGAGCCAGCGCTGGCACCTCGCCTGGCGCCGTTGATTCAACAGGAGATCACGATCCGACTGCTGACCGGTCCTCACGGTCCGCAATTATTGCATTTGGTGGCGGTAGGATCGCCCAGTCAGAAAATTGCCCGGGCCGTCACCTGGCTCAAACAGAACTACACCCTTCCGATGCACGTTGATGAACTGGCGGCCTATGCGGGAATGGGATCATCTACGTTCAGGCACCATTTTCGCGCCATTACCGGCATGAGCCCATTGCAGTTTCAAAAGCAACTGCGCCTGCAGCAGGCGCGCCAATTGATGCTCAACCAGAATCTGGATGCCGGGCATGTGGGCGGGCTGGTGGGATATGAAAGCGCATCCCAATTTAATCGAGAATATAGCCGCCTGTTTGGCGAACCGCCTCACCGTGATGTCCGGCGTATGCGAGTGAGTGCAAGCCCGTCTTCTCAGTAG
- a CDS encoding NAD(P)-dependent alcohol dehydrogenase, whose amino-acid sequence MKVKAYGAHAGDLPLESLDITRRAPGAHDVQIDIAYCGVCHSDLHQVRSEWAGTLYPCVPGHEIVGRVTAAGAHVSNFKVGDLVGVGCIVDSCQHCDDCAEGLENYCDNMIGTYNFPTADAPGHTLGGYSQQIVVHERYVLHVRHPEAQLAAVAPLLCAGITTYSPLRHWNVGPGKKVGVVGIGGLGHMGIKIAHAMGAHVVAFTTSESKREDARALGADEVVVSRNAEEMQAHANSFDMILNTVAAPHSLDEFLSLLKRDGALTLVGAPATPHPSPEVFNLITKRRTLAGSMIGGIPETQEMLDFCAEHGIVADIELISANQINDAYERMLKSDVKYRFVIDNATLAA is encoded by the coding sequence ATGAAAGTCAAAGCCTATGGCGCCCATGCGGGCGATCTTCCCCTCGAATCCCTGGACATTACCCGTCGCGCGCCGGGTGCACACGACGTGCAGATCGACATCGCCTATTGTGGCGTGTGTCACTCCGATCTTCACCAGGTACGTTCTGAATGGGCCGGCACGCTCTACCCCTGCGTACCGGGACATGAGATCGTTGGTCGCGTAACAGCGGCAGGCGCACACGTTTCGAACTTCAAAGTCGGCGATCTGGTTGGCGTTGGCTGCATTGTAGACAGCTGCCAGCATTGCGATGATTGCGCTGAAGGGCTGGAAAATTATTGCGACAATATGATCGGCACCTACAACTTTCCGACAGCCGATGCGCCCGGCCATACATTGGGCGGTTATTCCCAACAGATCGTAGTGCATGAACGCTATGTACTGCACGTCCGCCATCCTGAAGCGCAACTGGCTGCTGTCGCGCCGCTCTTGTGCGCCGGCATCACCACTTATTCGCCGTTGCGCCACTGGAATGTCGGTCCGGGCAAAAAAGTAGGTGTTGTGGGCATCGGCGGCCTGGGCCACATGGGTATCAAAATTGCACATGCAATGGGCGCGCATGTAGTGGCCTTTACCACCTCCGAGTCCAAGCGTGAAGATGCCCGGGCGCTGGGGGCAGACGAAGTCGTGGTATCGCGTAATGCAGAAGAAATGCAGGCCCACGCCAACAGCTTCGATATGATCCTCAACACCGTAGCCGCACCACATAGCCTGGATGAATTTCTGAGCTTGCTTAAACGTGACGGTGCATTAACGCTGGTCGGTGCACCCGCTACACCACACCCATCGCCAGAGGTGTTCAACCTGATCACGAAACGGCGCACACTGGCCGGCTCCATGATTGGCGGCATTCCAGAGACTCAGGAAATGCTGGATTTCTGCGCTGAACACGGTATCGTCGCAGACATCGAGCTTATCAGTGCGAATCAGATCAATGATGCGTACGAACGCATGCTCAAGAGCGACGTGAAGTATCGCTTTGTGATCGATAACGCCACGCTGGCCGCGTGA
- a CDS encoding LysR family transcriptional regulator, protein MARRNLNDLVSFVTVAREGSFTRAAARLGVTQSALSQAVSGLESRLQIRLLTRTTRSVSVTPAGERLLLAIGHRFDEIEAELDELTALRDKPAGTVRITCGDHVLQAILLPKLVPVLREYPDIKLEFDVNYGLRDIVADRFDAGVRLGNTIDKDMIAVPIGPPLRMAVVASPDYFAEHPVPRKPQDLMAHRCINQRMQTSGGLYVWNFERRGKQVNVRVDGPLIFNTTQPQVDAALAGLGITLLPEDELMPHIESGRLVSVLQDWCPPFTGYHLYYPSRRQPSTAFSLVLNALRIGAAGR, encoded by the coding sequence ATGGCCAGGCGTAATCTGAACGATCTTGTCTCTTTTGTGACCGTAGCGCGCGAAGGGAGTTTTACGCGTGCCGCTGCAAGGCTAGGTGTCACGCAATCGGCACTAAGCCAGGCGGTCAGCGGTCTGGAGTCCCGCCTGCAAATCCGCCTGCTGACGCGTACAACGCGCAGTGTGTCGGTGACGCCCGCCGGCGAGCGTTTGTTGCTGGCTATCGGCCATCGTTTCGATGAAATCGAGGCCGAGCTGGATGAGTTGACCGCCCTGCGAGACAAACCGGCAGGCACCGTAAGGATCACTTGTGGCGATCACGTGTTGCAGGCCATCCTGTTGCCCAAGCTGGTGCCTGTGTTGCGCGAGTATCCGGATATCAAACTGGAGTTTGATGTGAATTATGGCCTCCGTGATATTGTGGCGGATCGATTCGATGCCGGTGTACGCCTGGGCAATACCATTGACAAGGACATGATTGCCGTACCCATCGGCCCGCCCTTGCGTATGGCCGTGGTGGCTTCACCAGACTATTTTGCAGAGCACCCGGTGCCGCGCAAGCCGCAGGATCTCATGGCGCATCGTTGTATCAATCAGCGCATGCAAACGTCTGGCGGGCTGTACGTATGGAACTTCGAGCGTCGCGGCAAGCAGGTCAATGTGCGTGTGGATGGCCCGCTGATCTTCAATACCACGCAGCCTCAGGTGGACGCTGCGCTGGCCGGGCTGGGTATCACCTTGCTGCCCGAGGACGAGCTGATGCCACATATTGAATCGGGTCGCCTTGTGTCTGTATTGCAGGACTGGTGCCCGCCCTTTACCGGTTATCATCTTTATTATCCCAGTCGTCGCCAGCCGTCTACTGCGTTCTCGTTGGTGCTCAATGCATTGCGTATCGGCGCAGCGGGCCGTTGA